From Humisphaera borealis, the proteins below share one genomic window:
- a CDS encoding 3-keto-disaccharide hydrolase, translating into MPRIHRLIASVAVVAGLGVAGSSLLAQNQAVRDQIGGIANAQGSDVEGGYTQLFNGKDFTGWRYGITKGKDGKEGENKAGKGYQIREGGILYSTKSDGGNLYTAKEYGDFSFRFEFKLTANANNGIGIRAPLTGDSAYQGMEIQVLDDSGSAYTKLRPEQYHGSVYDVFAAKRGSQKPVGEWNTEEIHVQGTKVKVTVNGQVITDVDLATVTDEKVLKKHPGLKNAKGHIGFLGHGAEVEFRNIRIKEL; encoded by the coding sequence ATGCCGCGCATTCACCGTCTTATCGCCTCTGTCGCCGTTGTCGCCGGTCTCGGCGTCGCGGGTAGTTCGCTTCTGGCCCAGAACCAGGCTGTCCGCGACCAGATCGGCGGGATCGCCAATGCCCAGGGGTCGGATGTCGAAGGGGGCTACACCCAGCTCTTCAACGGCAAAGACTTCACCGGCTGGCGGTATGGCATCACCAAGGGGAAAGACGGCAAGGAAGGCGAGAACAAAGCCGGCAAGGGATACCAGATCAGGGAAGGCGGGATTCTCTACTCAACCAAGTCCGACGGCGGCAACCTGTACACCGCCAAGGAGTACGGCGACTTCTCGTTCCGCTTTGAGTTCAAGCTCACCGCCAACGCGAACAACGGCATCGGCATCCGCGCCCCGCTGACCGGCGACTCTGCGTACCAGGGCATGGAAATCCAGGTGCTGGACGACAGCGGCTCGGCGTACACCAAGCTGCGACCCGAGCAGTACCACGGCAGCGTCTACGACGTGTTCGCCGCCAAGCGCGGCAGCCAGAAGCCCGTCGGCGAGTGGAACACCGAAGAGATCCACGTGCAGGGCACGAAGGTGAAGGTCACCGTCAACGGCCAGGTCATCACCGACGTCGATCTGGCGACCGTGACCGACGAGAAGGTCCTCAAGAAGCACCCCGGGCTGAAGAACGCCAAGGGGCACATCGGCTTCCTCGGCCATGGCGCCGAGGTGGAGTTCCGCAACATCCGCATCAAGGAACTGTGA
- a CDS encoding sugar phosphate isomerase/epimerase family protein has product MATTAASAAMLAAGSGTLAQSPAPAARPANAPFGYCLNTSTVRGAKLGIDAVVDIAARAGFNGIEPWISELEEFEKKGGSLKDLGKKLADNGIAVPSAIGFAKWIVNDDAERAKGLEQMKRDMDKVAAIGGTHIAAPAVGATKPEDPAIDLLAAGARYREVCNIGDQAGVIPEVEVWGFSKTLTRLADAMMVAIASGHPKACVLADVYHLYKGGSDAAGLRLINGATMSCIHFNDYPADPPRETITDAHRIFPGDGVAPIKQILTTLRDTGFRGYLSLELFNRDYWKQAPPKVAEAGIAKMKEAVAKAFG; this is encoded by the coding sequence ATGGCCACCACGGCCGCATCGGCGGCAATGCTGGCCGCGGGCTCTGGGACGCTGGCGCAATCTCCCGCTCCTGCCGCCCGCCCGGCCAACGCCCCCTTCGGCTATTGCCTGAACACCAGCACCGTGCGCGGCGCCAAGCTCGGCATTGATGCCGTCGTCGACATCGCGGCCCGCGCGGGATTCAACGGCATCGAGCCGTGGATCAGCGAACTGGAAGAGTTCGAAAAGAAAGGCGGCTCGCTGAAAGACCTGGGCAAGAAGCTGGCCGACAACGGTATCGCCGTGCCGAGTGCGATCGGGTTTGCCAAGTGGATCGTGAATGACGACGCCGAGCGAGCCAAGGGCCTGGAACAGATGAAGCGCGACATGGACAAGGTCGCGGCGATCGGCGGAACGCACATCGCCGCCCCGGCGGTCGGCGCGACCAAGCCGGAAGACCCTGCGATCGACCTGCTCGCCGCCGGTGCCCGCTATCGAGAGGTCTGCAATATCGGCGACCAGGCCGGCGTCATTCCGGAAGTGGAGGTCTGGGGCTTCTCTAAAACCCTCACCCGCCTGGCCGACGCAATGATGGTCGCGATCGCCTCCGGTCATCCCAAGGCTTGCGTGCTGGCCGACGTCTACCACCTGTACAAAGGCGGCTCCGACGCCGCGGGCCTGCGCCTGATCAACGGCGCGACGATGAGCTGCATTCACTTCAACGACTACCCGGCCGATCCGCCGCGCGAGACGATCACCGATGCCCACCGGATTTTCCCCGGCGACGGCGTCGCGCCGATCAAGCAGATCCTGACGACGCTGCGTGACACCGGTTTTCGCGGGTATCTGTCGCTGGAACTGTTCAACCGCGACTACTGGAAACAGGCACCGCCGAAGGTCGCCGAGGCCGGCATCGCGAAGATGAAGGAAGCGGTCGCCAAAGCGTTTGGTTGA
- the accD gene encoding acetyl-CoA carboxylase, carboxyltransferase subunit beta translates to MPPIPNDGMKLHQEANAPKPEREGIPEGLWLRCPECGDMLFRKVVEEALNVCPGCQYHFRISASVRVEQLCDPGTFEARYTNVQPVDPIGFTDKKTYADRLKDEQRKTGNSDAVICGRGFIKGRPIMLAVMDPTFMMGSMGSVVGEKITRTIEDAIAEKLPVLVVSCSGGARMQESTLSLMQMAKTSAALARLDDAKLPFISLLADPTTGGVTASFAMLGDFIIAEPKALIGFAGPRTIWNTIKVELPEGFQRSEFLKEHGFVDFVVHRKDLRSEIARLVDYTGTSDEQ, encoded by the coding sequence ATGCCGCCGATCCCCAACGACGGGATGAAATTGCACCAGGAAGCGAACGCCCCCAAACCCGAGCGGGAAGGGATTCCCGAAGGTCTCTGGCTCCGCTGCCCGGAGTGTGGCGACATGCTCTTCCGCAAAGTGGTGGAGGAAGCGCTGAACGTCTGCCCGGGCTGTCAGTACCACTTCCGCATCTCGGCGAGCGTCCGCGTCGAACAGCTCTGCGACCCGGGCACGTTCGAAGCGCGGTACACGAATGTTCAGCCGGTCGATCCGATCGGCTTCACCGACAAGAAAACCTATGCCGACCGCCTGAAGGACGAGCAGCGCAAAACCGGCAACAGCGACGCCGTCATTTGCGGCCGCGGCTTCATCAAGGGCCGGCCGATCATGCTCGCGGTCATGGACCCCACGTTCATGATGGGCTCGATGGGCAGCGTCGTCGGCGAGAAGATCACCCGCACGATCGAAGACGCGATCGCCGAGAAACTGCCGGTGCTTGTGGTCTCGTGTTCCGGCGGAGCGCGCATGCAGGAAAGCACGCTGTCGCTCATGCAGATGGCCAAGACGTCCGCCGCCCTGGCGAGGCTCGACGACGCCAAGCTGCCGTTCATCTCGCTCTTGGCCGACCCCACGACCGGCGGTGTGACGGCCAGCTTCGCGATGCTCGGCGATTTCATCATCGCCGAGCCCAAAGCGCTCATCGGCTTCGCCGGCCCGCGGACCATCTGGAACACGATCAAGGTCGAACTGCCCGAAGGTTTTCAGCGGAGCGAATTCCTGAAAGAGCACGGCTTCGTGGACTTCGTCGTTCACCGCAAAGATTTGCGATCAGAGATCGCCCGTCTGGTGGATTACACAGGCACGAGCGACGAGCAGTAG